The DNA window GCGATTGGGTTCGAGACGATTTCGCCGTCCTGTACCGACACCAGCGTCTCTGGACTCGCGCCGACGATGCTCAAATCGTCGTGGCCGAGGAGGTACATGTACGGCGATGGGTTCACGTCCCGAAGCGCCGCGTACAGCGCCCGCGAGTCGATGTCGGCCTCGACGGTCCGCTTGCGCGAGATGACGCCCTGGTAGATGTCGCCCGCCGCGACGTGTTCGTTCGCCCGCTTCACGGCCTCCTCGTACTCCGCTTGCGGCCCGGCCGTCCCGTCCGTCGGGTCGTACTCGCCGAACGACGGCTGGTTCGCCGCTTCGAGGAGCTCGGCGACGCGCTCGCGCTCCGCGACCAGCTCGTCGTAGCGGTCGTCGATGTCATCGTCCGACGACACGAGCGGCGTAAACACGAGCGAGAGCGTCCCTTCCACGTGGTCGAAGACGAGGGTCTTCGTGCTCAGGACGAACTGCGCGTCGGGCAGGTCGGTTTCGGGACGGTCGATACCCTGTTCGTCCAACCAGAGGTCGTAGACGGCGTTGTAAGCGAGGAATCCGACCAGCCCGCCACAGAACCCTTCGCCGTCCGGGAACCCGCGACGCGGTGCGTCAGGGAGCGTCTCGCGGAGCGCGTCGAGGACGTCACGGTCGGCGTGGGGGTCGCCGCCCGTCCGGTTCGGTCCCTCGTCCAACCGGTTCGACTCCCACTCGTCGTTCAACACTTCCACGCGGGTTTCGCCCGGGGCGACGGAAATCACCGCGGCGGGGTCGTAGCCGACGAAGGAGTAGCGCGCCCGGCTCGTCTGGGCGGACCTCGACCCGTCGTTCCGTTCGGCGTCGAACGCGCCGGAAGGGTCGCTGGAGGCGATTTTGTCCGCGCTTTCGAGGAGGAAATCGTACTTTTCCCCGCCGAGAACCGAATACGCCGCCAGCGGGTCGATGGACACGTCGAGGTCGGTAGAGACGTAGACGACCGCGCCGTCGTGATTTCCGTCTCCGTCGTTCCTATCGTCGCCGCCGTTGCTATCGGTGCCGTCGTTATCATCGTGGCCACTGGTCGCCAGCGTTTCGAACTCGTCCCGGTTCATCGTTGGAGAACCGCCCGTTGGCGCTGTTTCGCGTTCGTGATGAAGGACTCGACGGCGTCGGGGTCCTTTCGCCCGCCGGTCGATTCGACGCCGCTGGCCACGTCCACGGCGAAGGGTTCGACCGCCCGAACCGCGTCCGCGACGTTCTCCGGGGTCAGTCCCCCGGCCAGCAGGACCGGCGAGGAGAGCGATTCGGTCAACTCCCGTGCACGGTCCCAGTCGTGGGTCTCGCCGGTGCCGCCGGTTTCCGCGGCGTCGAGCAACAGCGCGTCGGCCACGCTGTCGTACCGCTCCGGGCGGTCGGTCGACGGGTCGATGGAACAGACCACGTTCGCGTCCACGTTCGCCGTGAGGTACGCGAGGTCGCCCACGCTGGTCCCGTGGACCTGTACGATGTCGGGTTCGACGAGTTCGGCGATTTCGACGGTTCGCTCCGTCGTCTCGGGCATCGTTACGAGGACAGTCGAGACGAACGGCGGGACTTCGCGGGCGAGTTCGGCGGCCCGAGTGGGGGGTATCTCGCGCGGCGAATCGACCGGCACGTCCACCAGCAGGCCGATGGCGTCGGCCCCGGCATCGACGGCGGCCGCGAGGTCGTCCTCGTCCGTCAGGCCGCAGATTTTCACGCGCGTCATGCCGACAGCGCCCCCGTCATGGCCGACAGTTGCTCGCCAGCGCGTCCCGAGTCGATGGCGTTTCGGGCCTGTTCGACGCCATCCGCGAGCGAATCCGCCTGCCCGGAGACGTAAATCGCGGCCCCGGCGTTCGCCAGCACGATGTCCCGCTTGGCCCCGCCGACGGTTCCCTCCACGATTCCTTCGAGGTCCCGCGCGTTCTCGGCGGGTGTGCCGCCCGAGACGGCGGACACGTCGTGTTCCTCGACGCCGAGGTCGGTCGGGGAGAGCGCGTACTCCTCGATGGTTCCGCCTTCGACTTCGGCGACCGTCGTCTCGCCGTGGACCGCGATTTCGTCCATGCCGGAGCCGTGGACGACGAGCGCGTGGGAGACGTCCATGTGGGAGAGGGCGCGGGCCAGAACGGGAACGAGGTCGGGGTCGTAGACGCCGACGACTTGCGCGTCCGCCCCGGCGGGGTTCGTCAGCGGTCCGAGGACGTTGAACACGGTGCGCATGCCGAGTTCCTTGCGCGGGCCGATGACGGCCTTCATCGCGGGGTGGAACACGGGCGCGAGCATGAAGCCGATTCCCTGCTCCTCGATGGCGCGCTCGACCGCGGGCGGTTCGGAATCCACGACGACGCCCACCTCGTCGAGCACGTCGGCGCTCCCGGACGAGGAGGAGACGGAGTAGTTGCCGTGTTTTGCCACCGGAACGCCCGCGCCGCTGGCGACGATGGCCGAGGTGGTCGAGACGTTGATGGTGTCGTAGTCGTCGCCGCCGGTGCCGCAGGTGTCCACCAGCGGCGTCCGGTCGGGCGAAATCGTCCGCGCCGCCCCGCGCATCCCCTGCGCGAAACCGGCGATTTCGGCCTCCGTCTCCCCCTTGGCCCGCAATCCGGTGAGGAGCGCGCCGATTTGAGCCTCCGTTGCCCCGTCGAAGACGGCCGTCGCCGCCTCCCGTGCTTGCGATATCGTGAGGTCCTGCCCGTCGGTGACGAGTTCGATGTAATCCTGCATAGTGGAACACCAATGAACGTGTTTGGGTTGTAATGAACACATACGTACATCAACTTAAAGCTGTCGTCGGGAGGGTCATGAATAAAACCGAGGGACGGAGGCGCGTTTCGAAACATTCAATTACCCTTGCGGGTAACTGATGAATGCGTTCAAACGAAGCCGACTGGGTTTGTGGTCTAGTTGGTTATGACACCTCCTTGACATGGAGGAGGCCGGCAGTTCAAATCTGCCCAAACCCATACTTTTCCGCGCTACCAACCGACGAGCGTAGCGAGTCGCGGTAGCGCGGAAAATCTTCTTTGGCAGATTTGAACCAGACGAGACGAAAGCCCGCGGAGCGCAACGAAGTGGAGCGAGCAGGAACGTCTCGGCGAGGTTCAAATCTGCCCAAACCCTATTCAAACACCTACGGACCTACTCTTTCAGCGGTTGCTGTCGAAGCAACGAATCCGAGTCGGACCGTGATGCTTCGGGGTTAAATCCGTGTGTTTTCGCCACAGTATTGTACATATAACACATTATCACAGCGAGAGCGTGGCGAGACACGACACTCACACCGACCCCAGCGACCGAGCGTTGGGACTCCGAACAATCGATAGCTCCGGGGTAAAAACGTGGTCGAATCGCGGTTTTCGGTCGGTCAGAACAGGTTGAGCGGATTCAGCATATCCACGAACTGGAGAACGCTGTCCTGCGTGTACTTCGTGACATCGACGATGAGATACTCCGTTTCGACGATGAGTTCCTCGGTGTAGACGATGCGGTCCGCCATCTCGCCGATACGGTCCGCCATCTGCCCGATCTGGTCTTCGGTGTACAGCACGCCGTCGAGGCTTTCGAGGTACAGCACTTCGCCGGTCTCGGAGAGGACCATCACGACGTCATCGACCTGACAGCACTGGCTGTAGTTCTGGAACAGGTAGTACGTGCTACCATCCGGCAGGTCCGCGTAGATGAGCGATTCGCCGAGATACGTCTTCGCGTACGAAATCGTCGTGTCCGGCGCGAGTTCGATGTCGTAACTGTCCTGCGCGGACGCAGGAGTGGTGGCGACGGCGGCGGCTCCGCCAGCGAGTGCAACAGCACCGAGCTTCGAGAGGTACGTTCTGCGTTGCATGGTTGTTGGATACCCAATGGACCATTTCGGTATTGGGCTGTATTGTGGACATTGCACAATAACGCTGTTAAGCCTGTCGAAACTCGACGGCCGTCCGTGAGCGGAGAACAGAAATAGAGCGTTGACTGCTTCGCTCTCCACCCGACGACGAGGAATTCGGGTGACGAGGCCATTTCGGCAAAAAATAAACTCGACTCGCGGAACGTCCTACACCGGAATCCGGTGGCCGCACGGCCACACCCGCATGTACTCGGGGTCCGTGACCGTTATCATCGAGACCCGCTCGTCACAGCGCGGGCAGGTTTTCGGGAGCGGTCGCTGAGCGGTACTCTTTTCTTGCGCAGAATCATTTGTGAACATGCTTCGAGTCCGTCGAAGCAAGCAGGGTCGGAGCTTCCACCTCCGGCCGTTTGGCAAAACCCTGTTGCTTCGTCCGACGTATCACGTCCCGGTGAGTTAATTCTATTGGTCCTGAATGAATCGAAAATCGACAGGTACGCGAACGAGCGGCGGGAATCTTGATACCGGCTAGCCTTCGGAATAGCCGAGGTACAGTTGCGGGACGATGACGGCCACGAGAATCACGGCGGCCCCACCGGCCCACGCGGGGACGTCGAACCAGTAGTCGTTGACCACCCGGAGCGCCCCCAGCGTCACCGGCAGGGCGACGAGGATGGCGAACAGGATGACCTTGTTTTCGTGGGACACCATGTCAGCGTGCGACGGGCGCACCCTCTCGGACGCCGCGCTTGTGGACCTCGCGCATCAGGCCGCCGCCGATGGCTCCGAAGGCGATGGGGTCGAGGAGGTTCGGACGACTTGAGAACCCGCCGTCTTTTATCAGGTGCGACATGCTCGGATTTTTCACGCCTGTCGGTATCTACTTTGTGAAAATGATGAGCGTGTTGAAACAGAACCTATTCGACGATACCGACGGCACTCACGGGGAGTCTACCGCGCGGTAACGAGAGTTTCGAGAAATCGTCGGGACTGGTTACGCGATTTCCGATTTCGATAGTCGGTCGCCGTCGGTCTTCCGTCGCCCGTCGAAGAGCGGAGAAGAAAGGAGAAACGGACCCCCCTAGTCGTCCACGATTTCCGGTGCTTGCTCGCCGGTCGTCGGCGCGCGTCGTGCGTCGTAGGTGTGCGCTACGGCGACGATGGTGAACGCGACGACGACGAGGAGCGCGAGTCCGATGTCGCCGATTCCCGCGAGGGGCGGGATTTCGAGCCACGCCGCGGTAAGGAGTGCGAATCCGATGGCCGCGATGCCGAGGTATCGCTTGCACCACGAGATGTCGTCCCGCGTGTTCGTTTCGAGATACGGGTCGAGTTGCTCGGCCGCCGTGGAGAGTTCTACGATACCCCTGTTTTGGTTATAATCCACGATTCCTGCGTCGTCGAGTTTCGGGAGGTGGGATTGGTAAAGCGCGGTGTAGACTCGTTTTCGCTCGGCCGCCGAAATCGCGCCGACGGTGGTTTCGTTCTCCCACGCGGCGACCTGCTCCGCAAGGTCGCTCAACTGGACGGTTTCGTCCGCCTGCTTCAGGTAGTGCAGGGCGTACCGTCGTCGCTGATTTTTCAATACGTCGAAGACCATATCGCGGGAGAGCGGCGTCGCGCGTTCGTCGTTCGAGCGATTCGAATCGAGGATATCCGAGACCTGTTTCGCAACCGTCGAGTCCGCCTCGCTTGTTTCGTTACCGGTGTCGCTGTCCCCGGTGCCGGAGGAATCACCGATTGTGCTCATTACTATGCCACCCCTTGCTCGTAACCCAGCATGGATTCGAACATTGCCGGGTTTGTTCTTTGTTATTCACCATTTACCAGCCGTAAACGACCGGTTACGGACGACGAGAAATGAATTTTACCTCGCCGCCGTCATGCGGTAATCGCCAGTTACTGGCGGTTTTTCGGCGACCTCTCAGCGACGGTGCAGGTTCTCGTGAATCCCCAGCACGAGTGCGGGGACGACGACCATGAAAATGTGCTCTTCGAGGGGGATACCGACCAGTTCGATGCCCGTTCGAAGTGGAATGGCGAACACGCCGATAGTAAGGGTGTACCAATCCCAGACGTAGGCCAACGGATACAGAACGAGGATGGTTTTCCCGGCGCGCGTGAGGGCGTCCGCTCGAACGAGCAACCACAGCGCGAACGAGCCGAACACCAGTTCGCTGACAATGTACGTGTAGGGACCGAACACCGCGCCGATGTCAGGGAGCACGGTCGGTCTACGACGCGTAGTGCAAAAAAATCCCGTCAAAATGCCTATTCCGCGACAAAGTTCAAGACGGGTGGCCTCGTCATTCTAAATGCCGATGGATATCTCTAACATTGCGACCACCGATTACTTCGAAATCGAAGCGGAAGAGCGACTGGGCAAAGCCCGCTCGATGTTCGAAGAGGAGAACCCGAAAGGAATCGTGGTCACCGAAGCGGGCAC is part of the Haladaptatus paucihalophilus DX253 genome and encodes:
- the trpE gene encoding anthranilate synthase component I is translated as MNRDEFETLATSGHDDNDGTDSNGGDDRNDGDGNHDGAVVYVSTDLDVSIDPLAAYSVLGGEKYDFLLESADKIASSDPSGAFDAERNDGSRSAQTSRARYSFVGYDPAAVISVAPGETRVEVLNDEWESNRLDEGPNRTGGDPHADRDVLDALRETLPDAPRRGFPDGEGFCGGLVGFLAYNAVYDLWLDEQGIDRPETDLPDAQFVLSTKTLVFDHVEGTLSLVFTPLVSSDDDIDDRYDELVAERERVAELLEAANQPSFGEYDPTDGTAGPQAEYEEAVKRANEHVAAGDIYQGVISRKRTVEADIDSRALYAALRDVNPSPYMYLLGHDDLSIVGASPETLVSVQDGEIVSNPIAGTCPRGGSPMEDRRLAGELLADEKERSEHAMLVDLARNDVRRVAESGSVRVEEFMNVIKYSHVQHIESTVTGTLAENRDAFDAVRASFPAGTLTGAPKIRAMEIIDDLERTPRGVYGGGVGYVSWTGDADFAIAIRTATVSHGPTDEITVQAGAGIVADSDPTAEFEETEQKMGGVLAALEALEQPPETELAEVPK
- a CDS encoding phosphoribosylanthranilate isomerase; the protein is MTRVKICGLTDEDDLAAAVDAGADAIGLLVDVPVDSPREIPPTRAAELAREVPPFVSTVLVTMPETTERTVEIAELVEPDIVQVHGTSVGDLAYLTANVDANVVCSIDPSTDRPERYDSVADALLLDAAETGGTGETHDWDRARELTESLSSPVLLAGGLTPENVADAVRAVEPFAVDVASGVESTGGRKDPDAVESFITNAKQRQRAVLQR
- the trpD gene encoding anthranilate phosphoribosyltransferase — encoded protein: MQDYIELVTDGQDLTISQAREAATAVFDGATEAQIGALLTGLRAKGETEAEIAGFAQGMRGAARTISPDRTPLVDTCGTGGDDYDTINVSTTSAIVASGAGVPVAKHGNYSVSSSSGSADVLDEVGVVVDSEPPAVERAIEEQGIGFMLAPVFHPAMKAVIGPRKELGMRTVFNVLGPLTNPAGADAQVVGVYDPDLVPVLARALSHMDVSHALVVHGSGMDEIAVHGETTVAEVEGGTIEEYALSPTDLGVEEHDVSAVSGGTPAENARDLEGIVEGTVGGAKRDIVLANAGAAIYVSGQADSLADGVEQARNAIDSGRAGEQLSAMTGALSA
- a CDS encoding DUF7344 domain-containing protein, whose protein sequence is MSTIGDSSGTGDSDTGNETSEADSTVAKQVSDILDSNRSNDERATPLSRDMVFDVLKNQRRRYALHYLKQADETVQLSDLAEQVAAWENETTVGAISAAERKRVYTALYQSHLPKLDDAGIVDYNQNRGIVELSTAAEQLDPYLETNTRDDISWCKRYLGIAAIGFALLTAAWLEIPPLAGIGDIGLALLVVVAFTIVAVAHTYDARRAPTTGEQAPEIVDD
- a CDS encoding lycopene cyclase domain-containing protein, which gives rise to MLPDIGAVFGPYTYIVSELVFGSFALWLLVRADALTRAGKTILVLYPLAYVWDWYTLTIGVFAIPLRTGIELVGIPLEEHIFMVVVPALVLGIHENLHRR